One genomic window of Anaeromicrobium sediminis includes the following:
- a CDS encoding phage lytic cycle repressor MrpR family protein: protein MMLCYNRIYIYINRPKGVSIMNKESFKRAIEYIEAQSIKSEKTKKLYRDILQKIFTKEEELRKPYVEFTYHEAIDMLKFWKIKTLRSLNIINTILNKYIEFYVNEGMANPKEVIFLSEEDLKLCIYSDYDNKYFTSVEEYEYFVENFCHNAQDAVVYTLRFEGVGGRQHEEIRNLREEDCNTETNELTLRSTDKDGNEQVRTIKISNVSMRVIQDAINETSYFKNNGLENPDNKTQKFTVSRNGYVVRYSGRESYEPVKFYLINDRVKKLSRAYGKELLNPKNVFYSGMVLRLKELEDNKGELTTQDYKAIHKRYGLSENTWFYSKQLYQNIKQYLS, encoded by the coding sequence ATGATGCTTTGCTATAATCGTATATATATTTACATTAACAGACCTAAAGGAGTTAGTATTATGAATAAGGAATCATTTAAAAGAGCCATTGAATATATAGAAGCTCAAAGCATAAAATCTGAGAAAACAAAAAAACTCTATAGAGATATTTTACAAAAAATCTTTACTAAAGAAGAAGAGTTACGAAAACCATACGTCGAATTTACATATCATGAAGCAATTGATATGTTAAAGTTTTGGAAGATAAAAACACTCCGTTCGTTAAATATCATCAATACAATTCTTAATAAATATATTGAATTTTACGTTAATGAAGGTATGGCTAATCCAAAAGAGGTTATATTTTTAAGCGAAGAAGATTTAAAGCTGTGTATCTACAGTGATTATGATAACAAATATTTTACATCAGTTGAAGAATATGAGTATTTTGTTGAAAACTTTTGTCACAATGCCCAAGATGCAGTTGTATATACATTAAGGTTTGAGGGTGTTGGTGGAAGACAGCACGAAGAAATCAGAAATCTAAGAGAAGAAGATTGTAATACAGAAACTAATGAATTAACTTTAAGAAGTACAGATAAAGATGGAAATGAACAAGTAAGAACCATTAAAATAAGTAATGTCAGTATGAGAGTTATTCAAGATGCCATTAATGAAACTTCTTACTTCAAAAACAATGGATTAGAAAACCCTGACAACAAGACACAAAAATTTACCGTTTCTAGGAATGGATACGTAGTACGATACTCGGGAAGAGAATCTTACGAGCCAGTTAAATTTTATCTTATTAACGATAGGGTAAAAAAGTTATCTAGAGCATATGGGAAGGAACTACTTAATCCGAAAAACGTATTCTACAGTGGAATGGTATTAAGGCTTAAAGAATTAGAAGATAACAAGGGCGAGTTAACAACACAAGATTATAAAGCCATCCACAAGAGGTATGGATTGAGTGAAAACACATGGTTCTATAGCAAACAACTATATCAAAATATTAAACAATATTTGAGCTAG
- a CDS encoding HNH endonuclease: MIVKTIDRVLITEKTQVAKGGNKYKEANEYIYIFSNDGQHYAIIDKAVKNEILSHKWTYDRSKKLFVNNSKVLKKKMYLHQMVLYYSYGEEDYLRLYGDRTKSKDPTLKMVIDHIDNDMKNNTIENLQIISHYHNTQKKRKKCTSDSVIISWKKREGVYMLVFDFIDKQCDIFYYEDYDGFINAYQSMKPKSSKDDVIEYIKKIEESKNYIRFETVLYDRHPQMLENINLKNYNIFQTKDGYILQFKK; encoded by the coding sequence ATGATAGTAAAAACAATAGATAGAGTGCTAATAACAGAAAAAACACAAGTGGCAAAAGGTGGCAATAAGTATAAGGAAGCAAACGAATATATCTACATCTTTTCAAATGATGGTCAACACTATGCGATTATTGATAAGGCAGTTAAAAACGAGATACTTTCACATAAGTGGACTTATGATAGGTCAAAGAAGTTATTTGTTAATAATTCTAAAGTTCTGAAGAAGAAAATGTATCTTCACCAAATGGTATTGTATTATTCCTATGGCGAGGAAGACTATTTAAGATTATATGGTGATAGGACAAAATCAAAAGACCCAACCTTAAAGATGGTAATAGACCATATAGACAACGACATGAAGAATAACACGATAGAAAATCTTCAAATAATATCACATTACCATAACACACAAAAAAAGAGGAAAAAATGTACATCTGATAGTGTGATAATTTCTTGGAAAAAAAGAGAAGGGGTATATATGTTGGTGTTCGATTTTATCGATAAGCAATGTGATATATTTTATTATGAGGATTATGATGGATTTATTAACGCGTATCAAAGTATGAAACCTAAGTCAAGCAAAGACGATGTGATTGAATACATAAAGAAAATAGAAGAAAGCAAGAACTATATACGTTTTGAAACCGTACTATATGATAGGCATCCTCAGATGCTAGAAAATATTAACTTGAAGAATTATAATATATTTCAGACCAAAGATGGGTATATACTTCAGTTTAAAAAATAG